The following coding sequences lie in one Microvirga sp. 17 mud 1-3 genomic window:
- a CDS encoding DUF882 domain-containing protein: protein MRVLRSDRRAAGSSLVRRTGVGLAALLAVLFGGTRGTQDAVANGDTRTLTFYHNNTKESLTVTFRRNGQYDPQALEQLNWFLRDWRREEKTRMDPRLFDTVWEVYREVGSSAPVHVNSAYRSPQTNSMLRRRSSVVAKNSQHMQGKALDFYLPDAPADRLRAIGMRLQRGGVGYYPNAYTPFVHLDVGSVRAWPRMTRDQLVRLFPDGKTVHIPADGTPLPGYELARAEILANGGAVAGYTAVADAGEAAAPTRRKSLWATLFGGSDEDEDVEEIRAASRPGRALMASRSAPPQQNYYASDSNSSVYAALQTAEQRTQVAARPAPVVQPRPAPMPEPEPMPAPSPAAIAAAAPALREEITPPPPLPPTRIAGPPSTVASPSGPTLAWQQGPTGIGSSEAGLTREIAFAPMPPRRPDDIVSTGAIAYAPIPPARPSALAQTNPIPGLADLRATAQLAELPSSAVPLPPPRPGGHPVTVASIAPVAIPVPATREAIVPEAPKAPAAAKKAPSAKARAKEHPATARALLTAGPSLQMGFSSKPVGDLATNRFTGPAVKPLPVVR from the coding sequence GTGAGAGTATTGCGTTCGGATCGTCGCGCGGCCGGGTCTTCGCTCGTGCGCCGCACAGGCGTCGGCCTTGCGGCCCTCCTGGCCGTCCTGTTCGGGGGAACGCGCGGGACGCAGGACGCCGTCGCCAACGGCGACACGCGCACGCTGACCTTCTACCACAACAACACCAAGGAAAGCCTCACGGTCACGTTCCGTCGCAACGGGCAATACGACCCGCAGGCCCTGGAACAGCTCAACTGGTTCCTGCGCGACTGGAGGCGTGAGGAGAAGACGCGCATGGATCCGCGCCTCTTCGACACCGTGTGGGAAGTCTACCGCGAGGTCGGATCGAGCGCGCCTGTTCATGTGAACTCCGCCTATCGCTCGCCCCAGACCAACTCCATGCTCCGGCGCCGTTCCAGCGTGGTGGCGAAGAACAGCCAGCACATGCAGGGCAAGGCGCTCGACTTCTACCTGCCCGACGCCCCCGCCGACCGCCTGCGCGCCATCGGGATGCGGCTGCAGCGGGGCGGCGTCGGCTATTATCCCAACGCCTACACGCCTTTCGTGCATCTGGACGTGGGCAGCGTGCGCGCCTGGCCGCGCATGACCCGCGACCAGCTCGTGCGCCTGTTCCCCGACGGCAAGACCGTTCACATCCCGGCCGACGGTACGCCCCTGCCGGGCTACGAACTCGCCCGCGCCGAGATCCTGGCGAACGGCGGCGCGGTCGCCGGATACACCGCCGTGGCGGATGCCGGCGAGGCTGCGGCGCCGACCCGGCGCAAGAGCCTCTGGGCGACCCTCTTCGGCGGCAGCGACGAGGACGAGGACGTGGAGGAGATCCGCGCCGCGTCCCGGCCGGGCCGCGCTCTCATGGCGTCGCGCTCTGCGCCGCCGCAGCAGAACTACTACGCGAGCGATTCGAACAGCTCGGTCTATGCGGCCCTGCAAACCGCCGAACAACGGACGCAGGTGGCCGCGCGCCCGGCTCCGGTCGTGCAGCCCAGGCCCGCGCCGATGCCCGAGCCCGAACCGATGCCGGCCCCGTCCCCGGCGGCCATTGCGGCAGCCGCCCCGGCCCTGCGCGAGGAGATCACGCCTCCGCCGCCGCTGCCCCCGACCCGAATCGCCGGGCCGCCGAGCACCGTTGCGTCGCCCTCCGGTCCGACCCTTGCCTGGCAGCAGGGTCCGACGGGAATCGGCAGCTCGGAGGCGGGGCTGACCCGCGAGATCGCCTTCGCGCCCATGCCCCCACGGCGGCCGGATGACATCGTATCGACCGGGGCCATCGCCTATGCGCCGATCCCGCCCGCCCGGCCGAGCGCGCTCGCGCAGACGAACCCGATCCCCGGCCTTGCAGATCTGCGCGCGACGGCACAGCTCGCGGAACTCCCCTCCTCGGCGGTTCCGCTCCCGCCGCCACGTCCGGGCGGCCATCCGGTGACGGTGGCGTCCATCGCGCCGGTCGCGATCCCGGTCCCGGCGACCCGGGAGGCGATCGTCCCCGAAGCCCCTAAGGCTCCGGCCGCAGCCAAGAAGGCTCCTTCGGCGAAAGCCAGGGCCAAGGAGCATCCCGCCACAGCCCGCGCCCTGCTGACCGCGGGACCGAGCCTCCAGATGGGCTTCTCGTCGAAGCCCGTGGGAGATCTGGCGACGAACCGCTTCACGGGCCCGGCCGTAAAGCCCCTGCCGGTGGTGCGCTAA